A part of Ornithodoros turicata isolate Travis unplaced genomic scaffold, ASM3712646v1 Chromosome11, whole genome shotgun sequence genomic DNA contains:
- the LOC135371402 gene encoding uncharacterized protein LOC135371402, giving the protein MDIVGPLPQVRGQRYLLTCTDSFTRWPEAIPIPEITAETAAAAFVAGWVSRFGVPSTVTTDRGRQFESHLFREICVSSGPDSAVPPPTIRHRMAWSSASTGNSRLPCAPLAARFPGLIVSRWFFWACVRPLSRICDAALPIPADAVPNYSSYIARPQATFQDLQDTPTRNQFSRLTFRPPGPDTATHVFLRLDAFRPPLQLLYSGPHEVLSWSPKHFRLLLPRGPESVAVHRLKPAYQHPCTLGFVFDCIAIPCH; this is encoded by the exons CACGCGGTGGCCTGAAGCCATTCCCATACCTGAGATAACAGCAGAGACTGCCGCCGCCGCTTTCGTCGCCGGTTGGGTGTCCCGTTTCGGCGTACCATCCACCGTAACAACCGACCGCGGCAGACAATTTGAATCTCATCTCTTCCGTGAGATCTGTGTCTCCTCGGGACCCGACAGTGCAGTACCACCGCCTACCATCCGGCACCGAATGGCCTGGTCGAGCGCTTCCACCGGCAACTCAAGACTGCCCTGTGCGCCACTGGCAGCCCGCTTTCCTGGCCTGATCGTCTCCCGCTGGTTCTTTTGGGCCTGCGTTCGGCCGTTAAGCAGGATCTGCGATGCTGCTCTGCCGA TCCCTGCTGACGCTGTACCAAACTATTCGTCCTACATCGCACGCCCGCAGGCCACTTTCCAAGACCTCCAGGACACTCCGACGCGGAACCAGTTTTCACGCCTGACTTTTAGACCACCAGGCCCTGACACGGCTACGCACGTGTTTCTGCGCCTGGACGCCTTTCGACCACCGCTCCAGCTTCTTTACAGCGGGCCGCACGAGGTCCTGTCGTGGTCGCCGAAGCACTTCCGCCTGCTCCTTCCCCGCGGTCCGGAGTCAGTTGCGGTCCACCGCCTCAAGCCAGCCTACCAGCACCCTTGCACCCTTGGTTTCGTTTTCGACTGCATCGCCATTCCCTGTCATTAA